The Desulfuribacillus alkaliarsenatis nucleotide sequence AGCCAATAGATATGCCTCGCGGCTGCCATATAACAATTATTAAGGTAGCTATGAATTCAATTAACGCCAAGATAGTTTGCGTCAATTAACATTCTCCTCTGCTATTTCTTGTAACTATTTATTACTATTTAATATTTTTAATATTCTTTAAAGTATCCTCTGCTAATAATCTCATATCCTCTCTAGGGTCTCTTGTAATTACGTGCTTTAAAGCTGGGATTGCCTCATGTAGCTTACGCTTACCGATTAAAAGCATAGCATTGCGCTGCCATGGTTTTTTTCCGCGCCATGCACCAGAAGAATGTCCGTATTTAGCTTTAAAGTCTTTATTTGAAATTGTTAGTAATTCAATCAAATTTGGATACTTAACTTCGTCTTGTTCGACAAATTCTTGGTGCTTTGTTAGAGGTATATCCTTATTATGCGGGCAGACATCTTGGCAGATATCGCAACCATATATATGGTCGTTTAAGGCCGTCTGATATCCGTGTCCATGCTCTCCCTTAGTTAAAGTTAAATACGCTAAGCACTTCTTACTGTTAATTTTGTATGGTTTTATTATTGCACCTGTGGGACAATGTTCGATGCACTTGTTACATGCAAAGCACTTCGTATCCGTAGGATTACTTGGCTCGATATCGACCGTCGTCAATAAACTACCAATAAAAATAAACGAACCTAACTCAGGGTGTATAATATTGCAATTCATACCATAGAAGCCAATGCCTGCCCGCACTGCTAATTCACGATCCACCATTGGCCCTGTATCTACAAAGGCTAGACTTTTTGCGTCAGCATCAATATTCTTAATGATATATTGGCTAAGTTGTTCTAATTTCTTATTGAGCACTTGATGATAATCAATACCCCAAGCTGCTTTAGATATGCGACCTCTATTATCTGACCTTTTTGTCTCATACATTTTGGACTCGATATTATGGTAGTTCAACGCGATTACTATAATCGTTTTAGCATCCTTTAGTGATAGTTTTGGGTTTACCCGCTTCTCTATATCTGTCTCTTCCCAGCCACTTTGAAAACCCTGACTGCTATGCTCAACTAAGGTGTTGAGCAGGTCTGATTGTCGTTCTGCCTTAGTAAAGCCTATAGCATCTATTCCTATTTCCCGGGAAAACTCGGTAATTCGTTCATTAGTTTTCACAGTGTTCAACTCATTTCTAGTTGGTAGCTTAATATGATTATCTAGAAGGGAAAAGTAACACTGGTGCCTTGGACTGCTTTGCTACAGCCTCTGCCACACTTCCCAGTAAAAGTTCAGCAATTCTACCTTGACCACGCTTTGCTAAGGCTATCAAAGTCACCTGCTCTTCTTCTGCTATCTGCAAAATAGCATTAGCAGCGTTTCCTTCTTTAAGTAAGCTATTAGTTTTATACCCAGCATCGGCAAATTCCTGCTTTAATATTGCAAGTTTTTCTGCGAACTCTGCCTTTTTACTTTCAAGTTCATCTGTGTTTTTGCTTTTTTCTATCACTGTAGCAAAGATTACTTCCTCCATACCCTTTGTGCCTTTAAGCTGTGTAATCATTGCTAGTGATGCATCAGAAAAGTCCGTCGGAATTAAAACTTTATTAAACTTGATTGTACAGTATGGTTTACAATTTCCAGCGCCAACATCTTGATACTTTTCTATCAATACTGGAGTCTTCGCAGTGCGAAGTAAATCGAATGTTGTACTACCTATGAAAATATTTTTTATAATACCTTTGCCATGTGAGCCTACTAGTATTAAGGATGCATTCTCTTCCTTGGCTACCATTGTAATCTCATAGGGCGGAAACCCTATTGGTGCTTTCGTGATAACCTCTAAGCCGTATTTCTCTAGCTCATGCTTCTTCTCAGTTAGTTTTTTTTCATTGAACACTTGTAGCTCTGCCGCATTTCCGCCTGCAGATTGAATGTCAATAACATGTATGAGAATTACCCGCTTTAAGCCTTGCTTTTTAAGTTCTGATAAGCAATCATATAACTGTTCTGCCGGTGCAGAGTAGTCTGTTCCTATTAAGACTTTTTCAATTAACATCATATACACCCCCGTATATTATTAAATCCTTAACTGCGTCCTATTTAGTTCACTAACTACGTTCCATTATATTTCTTAGCTACTATTTTTAGCTACTTTAACTACTCGAGGGTTCAGGGAACCAATGTCGTGTTCTGTTAGCAAATCTAACTAAAGCAAGCATCAAAGGTACTTCTACTAACACACCCACTACGGTTACGAGGGCAGCCCCTGAAGATAATCCGAAGAGTGCTATGGCTACTGCTACAGCAAGCTCGAAGAAATTACTTGCGCCAATCATGCCCGCTGGAGAAGCGATATTATGTGGTAGCTTCCATGCCTTTGCCCAGCCATAAGCTATGAAAAAGATAAAAACTGTTTGGATAATTAGCGGTATTGCGATTAATAGGATATGGAATGGGTTATTAAGAATTACATCTCCCTGGAATGAAAAAATAATGATAAGAGTTAATAGCAGTCCTAAAATCGTGACATTGCTAAATTTTTTCAAGAAGACATTTTCAAAGTACTCCATACCTTTATGCTTGATTACATAATTTCTGGAAAAATAACCTGCTGTTAATGGAATTACGATAAATAATACAACAGATAAAAATAATGTGTCATACGGTACAGGAATATTACTTACTCCTAATAAAATCATAACAATCGGAGCAAAGGCAAATAGCATTATTAAATCATTAACCGCTACTTGTACAAGTGTGTAGGCAGGGTTTCCTTTAGTTAGATGACTCCAAACGAACACCATCGCTGTACAAGGTGCTGCACCTAACAAAACTGCGCCTGCAATATATTCTGCAGCTAATCCTTCAGGAATATAATTCGAAAAAATCACACTAAAAAACAACCAAGCAAAGAAGAACATTGTAAACGGTTTGATTAACCAGTTTGTACTCGTTGTGACTATCAAGCCCTTCGGCATCTTCAAGGCCGCAACAACACTGGAGAAATCAATCTTAAGCATCATTGGATAAATCATTAACCATATTAGTATCGCCACAGGAATTGATACATTCGCATATTCCCACTGACTTAACGTCTCGGGAATTACTGGTAGAAACTGACCAACCGCAACACCAATTACGATACAAATTGCTACCCAGACTGTTAAATACCTTTCAAAAAAACTAATTCCCTGCATTTCGTCGTTTCCTTTATTTTCAGAACTCACTGTTTTTCCTTCCCCTCCACTATGCTTTCTATATTTATGTTTTGATTTTTTCTAATATCTTCACAGGTTAAGCTACTGTTCTTATAGATATGTAGCCTTTCTGTATCTTGAGAAAATAGCTTGTTAGATTCCATTTTCTGATTAAGATGCTTATAAAGAAATTCTTGCTCTTTAATAAACTGCTCATTAATTCGATAGTGAATCCATTGCGCATCTTTACGAGAATTTATTATGCCTTCTGCTTTTAGCTTACTTAGATGTCGAGAGATATTCGACTGTGTAGCATCTAGGATAAGTTCGAGCTCACATACACATAATTCACTTTTTCGTAGCAGGTTTATGATTCGTAATCTATTCTCATCGCCTAGTGCTTTAAATAGCTGTTCCATCTCTAGCCCCCAATGGTTTTATATGATTATATTCGATTTCACTCATATACACATCATAGTTTGTCTGGCCTCTTATGTCAATGTATTTCTTGGAATAGATATTCATAGACAGATATTATAACGATAAATATTCTGTGTTCTATTTATACTTTTGGGCCGCTGCTACTGCTAAAGCATCTGCTCGGTCATTCCATTTATCACCACTATGACCCTTTACCTTATGCCAAACTACTTTATGTTGTTCTACTTGTTCAAGCATTTCTAGCCATAAATCTTTATTTTCCACAGGCTGTTTCTTGCTATTCTTCCAACCATTTTTTTGCCAATTTATATACCATTTTTGTTGAAAACAATTATATATGTATGCACTATCTGTATAAATATGTACCTCACATGGCTCTTTTAGCTTTGTTAGTCCCTGAATGACTGCCAACATTTCCATCCGATTATTCGTGGTGTTCGCTTCTCCACCTGAAAACTCTTTAACATGCTCCCCGTACATTAAAACTGTTCCCCAGCCTCCTGGGCCAGGATTACCCGAGCATGCTCCATCTGTATACATAATTACCTTCTTCAAAATATGCCCTCCCTCTAAACGAATAAAAAGACTCAATCTTATTGCGATTAAGTCTTAATGTGTCTATGTTATTATTTATTATGCCTTTTTATTAGCTTTTTTCTCTTCTGTGTCATCATCAAAGTTCGTTAAATCTTTAGTAGCACTCTTGAACTCTTTTAATGTTCTACCAGCAGCTCTCCCAAGCTCAGGTAATTTATTTGGACCAAATACGATAAGCGCAATAACTACGATTAGAATTATACCAGGTATACCAATGTTTGAAATCATTGTGTCAACACCCCCATCTATATGCTTGTATATAATTATATCACAGCGAGTCAAATAATGCTCGTTTTTTCTCATCCTTTAATTCACATAGCTTACATACCCTTTGATCCAAGTTGTCTGACTCAGCCTTAAAAGCCTCCCCACAATCATCACATTTTTTAATTGCTAATTCTATTAGCGTAATTGAATCTTGATTGTGGTATGTGTTTGTATCTAAGGTCTTCAAAGAGATAGACCCCTCTGGACAGATTTGACAACGACCACAGGCGATACATTTTTGCGGGTAAAAATACAGTGTTGCTAAATCCTCTCCATCTATCCATTCTAATGCTTCAGTCGGGCAAATACGCATACAAACATCACACTTCTTACAAGCCTCTGTTTTATTAATCAATGCGAAATGACTTGCTGGCATTAGTTTGTTATCAGAGTGTATGCCTTTTCGCCTAATTAGCTTTAATCCTTTTTCAACGAGACGTCTCTTGTAGTCGTTTTTTTGCTTATATGATAAAAAATCTGCCTCGATTTTCTTGTCTTTTTTATCTTTTTTCTTATCCGCTTGCTCATTAGCATTATCCTTACTAGAATCAGTGTCTCTGCTAAAGCCAAGACTCTTAAACAACGATCTTCTACTAATCCCCGATACAGCTGGACTTTGTTTATCAGTAAATTTATCTGCCTCTTTCGTCAATTTAATCGTAATAGGAATCTTTAATTCTTCGCACCAATTTTCAATAGTATCGATATGCTTATATATATCCAAGTGCTCCTTATATTTACATTGCTCACAGCTACCAATATATAGTTCTAGGACAAGCTTATCGTCACTTTCAATACCTTTTTTCTTGTTATATCTAGCTAATGTGCGGTAATAGTGCAAGAGCATTGGCAAATCAAGACTAAGATAACAGGGGATTTTAATACCCTTCTGGTATTTCGCAAATTGGTTACATGTTATATCTGCACCAGGGTATGCTGTTATCTCGTTTATTGTTTTAGTATATGGTTTAGGTGCATAGTCTATTGTTAGATTAGGACATGCTGACACACAGGCCGTGCAGTCAATACATAGTGACTCCTTAAGACTTAATTCCTTATCGTTCATCTTAAGCGCAGTCACAGGACAAACAAGCACACACTTTTCACATGTTTTTCTTGTGCTTTTGTTATTAAGGCATTGAGAATGATCGATTTCTATTACAGGTAAATCTAGCCATTCCCGTATATGTTTCATATTGGCATCCTTTCTATTGGTCACCTGATTTAATTATCTCGTTATTTAGAGCATATTTCACTAAATCAGAACGCTTTTTTGTTTTCATCTTTTCCATAATATGAGCTTTGTGGGTTTCAACAGTTTTAACACTAAGAAATAGCTTGTTAGCTATTTCCTGATGGGTATAGCCTAATGCTACGTAGCGTAAAACCTCCTGCTCTCTAGTAGTTAATTGAGCTTCTACAAGCTTTTCTGTACCCTTAGTACGTTTACGAACTTGCTGGGCTATATTTTCCTTTAACCCTTTATATAGTACAAACTCTCCATTATATACAGCTCGTATTGCATTTAATAGCTCCTGATCAGCAGCACTTTTTAAAATATAGCCAGCAGCACCTATTTGTAATACTCTTCCAACATATTCAGGCTCGTCATGCATCGTTAGAAATAGGATCTTTAAATGACCATTTTCAGCTATTAATTCCTCTGCAAGCTTCATACCATTCATGTCTGGTAGGTTGATATCTAGGAGAACAATTTCTGGCTCTAAATTCTCAATCTTCTTTCTAGCCTCTGAACTACAGCCAGCCTCTCCGACTACTTCCATATCAGTTTGAGCATTTAATAGCATTACAAGCCCACTACGTAATACTGTATGGTCGTCAACCACAAGAATTTTAATAGCCAATTAACTCATCTCCTTACCTTCGTATATAATCGGAATTGTAACATAAATAGTTGTACCTACTCCCACATTAGACTCTATTTCATAGGTACCATCTAATAATTCGGCCCGCTCTTTCATTCCGTATATACCCAATTGCTTTTCGCTAGCCTTGCTATTTAACACGGTCTGCGAATCGAATCCCACACCGTCATCTTCAATTATCATCTGTAATGACTTCTGACGGAAGTTTAATATTACACTAACGTTTTCCGCTTTTGCATATTTATATATATTAGTTAATGCTTCCTGTAAGATCCGATAAACAGCTATCTCAATTTCTGATGTAATCCTTTGTTCGCTTGTTTCCCCGTGTACCACTAAGTCTATATCTATTCCAAGTACTTCACGATAATCAATTATGACTCGTTCTATTGCCGAGATAAGACCCATATCATCTAAGACGCTAGGACGTAGTTGCTGAGATAAACGCTTAACCTCATTGATTGTCTTTGAAATTACCTGTCGCATGTTCTCAATATTAGTATCAAATTCTTCTGATGTTCCACTATCTTTAATATGTCGCAAATGTAGCATCAATGAGCTTAGGAGCTGTCCAGTTTCGTCATGAAGCTCCCTACTAATCCGTTTACGTTCAAGCTCCTGTGCAGTAATTACTTTTTTCAAAAGAGTTTTACGTACCTGTTCTTTTTTCTCTAACTCTAATAACAGGGACATATTTTCAACCTCTTTTACTTCAAGGATTTCACCCATTTCGTTAAAAGCATTTCCTAGCTTTCCTACGTCATCATTAGTGGTAACATCTACTCGATGGTCATAATCACCACTTGAGAAGCGCTTTGTAGCATCTACTAGGTTCGTAATTGGTCTAGAAATTACATATGCTAATATATAAGCGGCCAATATACCTACTAATATCATGGCTAGAGTTGTTTGCATTATTGTTCTGGTAACTATATTAATTGACTCATAAACTGCAGATTCATCAAATCCTATGCGTACAAATCCAGCCTTACCATCAATGATTGGAGCAGCAAAATCATGAATAATATTAGACTCTACATCAAGTAAAGCCTTTTGTACTTGAGTCGAAACATATGGATAGTGTACGTCTTTTAAATCAGTAGGAAACCCCCGTAAAAATGTATGGACAACTACTTCATTGTTACTGTTAACAATAAACGCATATCTTACACTTTCGGTATTTTCAATTGTATGTCGTAATAACTGGTGTAATTCGAAAACATTGTTAGTTAATACTAAGTCAGCACTACGTGCCGCAAGATTCATCGATATAGTGTTACCTTGCTTGTCTAGTTCTTCAAGCATTGTGTTATAGACAATATTTCTCATTTCAAACGTAACGCCTAGGCCAAATAATACAATGAATCCAACTGTAATTCCTAAAATTTTCATATGCAAGCTAAGATTAGTCAGAAAACCTGAAACTCTAATCAGGTATTTATTCCACATCGTAATCAACCTGGACGGTATCTATTAAATTGCGTATATAATTGTAGGCAGAATTATCTGCCTGTACAAATTTATCGAACATCAATGCGTCTAGTGCATTACGTCCATCTACACTATTATGCATTTCCAGAAGAATTTCTAGTATTAAGTTAAACTCTTCCTCCGTAGCGTCAGGACCAATGACTGCTGGGGGATTTCCAACAGAAGGCGATTCGTGAATTATTCTTAGGTCGTCAGTTATATTCGGGTATAAAAACGCTGTATAATCGAAAACAATACTATCAATACATGCAGCATCTACTAAACCGTCATACACTGCACGTAATGAATTGTCATGACTATAAGTATAGATAATGCTCGAAAACATATCTTCAGGAGTTCTATC carries:
- the queG gene encoding tRNA epoxyqueuosine(34) reductase QueG, with product MKTNERITEFSREIGIDAIGFTKAERQSDLLNTLVEHSSQGFQSGWEETDIEKRVNPKLSLKDAKTIIVIALNYHNIESKMYETKRSDNRGRISKAAWGIDYHQVLNKKLEQLSQYIIKNIDADAKSLAFVDTGPMVDRELAVRAGIGFYGMNCNIIHPELGSFIFIGSLLTTVDIEPSNPTDTKCFACNKCIEHCPTGAIIKPYKINSKKCLAYLTLTKGEHGHGYQTALNDHIYGCDICQDVCPHNKDIPLTKHQEFVEQDEVKYPNLIELLTISNKDFKAKYGHSSGAWRGKKPWQRNAMLLIGKRKLHEAIPALKHVITRDPREDMRLLAEDTLKNIKNIK
- a CDS encoding universal stress protein produces the protein MMLIEKVLIGTDYSAPAEQLYDCLSELKKQGLKRVILIHVIDIQSAGGNAAELQVFNEKKLTEKKHELEKYGLEVITKAPIGFPPYEITMVAKEENASLILVGSHGKGIIKNIFIGSTTFDLLRTAKTPVLIEKYQDVGAGNCKPYCTIKFNKVLIPTDFSDASLAMITQLKGTKGMEEVIFATVIEKSKNTDELESKKAEFAEKLAILKQEFADAGYKTNSLLKEGNAANAILQIAEEEQVTLIALAKRGQGRIAELLLGSVAEAVAKQSKAPVLLFPSR
- the arsB gene encoding ACR3 family arsenite efflux transporter, yielding MQGISFFERYLTVWVAICIVIGVAVGQFLPVIPETLSQWEYANVSIPVAILIWLMIYPMMLKIDFSSVVAALKMPKGLIVTTSTNWLIKPFTMFFFAWLFFSVIFSNYIPEGLAAEYIAGAVLLGAAPCTAMVFVWSHLTKGNPAYTLVQVAVNDLIMLFAFAPIVMILLGVSNIPVPYDTLFLSVVLFIVIPLTAGYFSRNYVIKHKGMEYFENVFLKKFSNVTILGLLLTLIIIFSFQGDVILNNPFHILLIAIPLIIQTVFIFFIAYGWAKAWKLPHNIASPAGMIGASNFFELAVAVAIALFGLSSGAALVTVVGVLVEVPLMLALVRFANRTRHWFPEPSSS
- a CDS encoding ArsR/SmtB family transcription factor, which translates into the protein MEQLFKALGDENRLRIINLLRKSELCVCELELILDATQSNISRHLSKLKAEGIINSRKDAQWIHYRINEQFIKEQEFLYKHLNQKMESNKLFSQDTERLHIYKNSSLTCEDIRKNQNINIESIVEGKEKQ
- the rnhA gene encoding ribonuclease HI, giving the protein MKKVIMYTDGACSGNPGPGGWGTVLMYGEHVKEFSGGEANTTNNRMEMLAVIQGLTKLKEPCEVHIYTDSAYIYNCFQQKWYINWQKNGWKNSKKQPVENKDLWLEMLEQVEQHKVVWHKVKGHSGDKWNDRADALAVAAAQKYK
- a CDS encoding twin-arginine translocase TatA/TatE family subunit is translated as MISNIGIPGIILIVVIALIVFGPNKLPELGRAAGRTLKEFKSATKDLTNFDDDTEEKKANKKA
- a CDS encoding 4Fe-4S dicluster domain-containing protein: MKHIREWLDLPVIEIDHSQCLNNKSTRKTCEKCVLVCPVTALKMNDKELSLKESLCIDCTACVSACPNLTIDYAPKPYTKTINEITAYPGADITCNQFAKYQKGIKIPCYLSLDLPMLLHYYRTLARYNKKKGIESDDKLVLELYIGSCEQCKYKEHLDIYKHIDTIENWCEELKIPITIKLTKEADKFTDKQSPAVSGISRRSLFKSLGFSRDTDSSKDNANEQADKKKDKKDKKIEADFLSYKQKNDYKRRLVEKGLKLIRRKGIHSDNKLMPASHFALINKTEACKKCDVCMRICPTEALEWIDGEDLATLYFYPQKCIACGRCQICPEGSISLKTLDTNTYHNQDSITLIELAIKKCDDCGEAFKAESDNLDQRVCKLCELKDEKKRALFDSL
- a CDS encoding response regulator transcription factor; amino-acid sequence: MAIKILVVDDHTVLRSGLVMLLNAQTDMEVVGEAGCSSEARKKIENLEPEIVLLDINLPDMNGMKLAEELIAENGHLKILFLTMHDEPEYVGRVLQIGAAGYILKSAADQELLNAIRAVYNGEFVLYKGLKENIAQQVRKRTKGTEKLVEAQLTTREQEVLRYVALGYTHQEIANKLFLSVKTVETHKAHIMEKMKTKKRSDLVKYALNNEIIKSGDQ
- a CDS encoding sensor histidine kinase, which gives rise to MWNKYLIRVSGFLTNLSLHMKILGITVGFIVLFGLGVTFEMRNIVYNTMLEELDKQGNTISMNLAARSADLVLTNNVFELHQLLRHTIENTESVRYAFIVNSNNEVVVHTFLRGFPTDLKDVHYPYVSTQVQKALLDVESNIIHDFAAPIIDGKAGFVRIGFDESAVYESINIVTRTIMQTTLAMILVGILAAYILAYVISRPITNLVDATKRFSSGDYDHRVDVTTNDDVGKLGNAFNEMGEILEVKEVENMSLLLELEKKEQVRKTLLKKVITAQELERKRISRELHDETGQLLSSLMLHLRHIKDSGTSEEFDTNIENMRQVISKTINEVKRLSQQLRPSVLDDMGLISAIERVIIDYREVLGIDIDLVVHGETSEQRITSEIEIAVYRILQEALTNIYKYAKAENVSVILNFRQKSLQMIIEDDGVGFDSQTVLNSKASEKQLGIYGMKERAELLDGTYEIESNVGVGTTIYVTIPIIYEGKEMS